In Natronococcus occultus SP4, the following proteins share a genomic window:
- a CDS encoding 50S ribosomal protein L18, whose protein sequence is MATGPRYNVPMRRRREVRTDYHQRLRLLKSDKPRLVARKSNKHTTAQLIVPGPQGDETLASAHSSDLEEYGWEAPTSNISAAYLTGLLAGKRAVDAGLEEAVLDIGLNKATPGNKVFAVQEGAIDAGLEIPHNDSVLADWSRTRGEHIAEYAEQLDEPLYSGEFDATELPAHFDEVREAILE, encoded by the coding sequence ATGGCGACAGGACCACGATACAACGTTCCGATGCGCCGTCGCCGTGAGGTCCGAACGGACTACCATCAGAGGTTGCGCCTGCTGAAATCGGATAAGCCACGCCTCGTTGCTCGGAAGAGCAACAAGCACACTACGGCGCAGCTGATCGTTCCGGGCCCACAGGGCGACGAGACGCTCGCGAGCGCACATTCGAGCGATCTCGAGGAGTACGGTTGGGAAGCACCCACGAGTAACATTTCCGCGGCCTATCTGACCGGTCTGCTGGCCGGCAAGCGAGCCGTCGACGCCGGACTCGAGGAAGCGGTCCTCGACATCGGTCTCAACAAGGCGACGCCCGGCAACAAGGTGTTCGCCGTCCAGGAGGGCGCGATCGATGCCGGTCTCGAGATCCCGCACAACGACAGCGTGCTCGCGGACTGGTCGCGGACCCGCGGCGAGCATATCGCCGAGTACGCCGAGCAGCTCGACGAGCCGCTGTACAGCGGCGAGTTCGACGCGACCGAACTACCAGCACACTTCGACGAGGTACGAGAGGCGATTCTCGAATGA
- a CDS encoding 50S ribosomal protein L19e: protein MTDLTAQKRLAADVLDVGKNRVWIDPDAQGEIAEAITRDEIRDLVDEGRIQAKDARGNSRGRARERNAKRAYGHRKGQGKRKGKKGGRQSQKDEWQDKIRAQRRKLRELRDKGEITPTQYRELYKKAGGGEFRSVRYLLNYIDENYGDQ from the coding sequence ATGACTGATCTCACCGCACAGAAACGACTGGCTGCCGACGTCCTCGACGTTGGCAAGAACCGTGTCTGGATCGATCCGGACGCCCAGGGCGAGATCGCAGAGGCGATCACCCGCGACGAGATCCGCGATCTCGTCGACGAGGGCCGTATTCAGGCCAAAGACGCCCGCGGTAACTCCCGCGGTCGTGCCCGCGAGCGCAACGCGAAACGCGCGTACGGCCATCGGAAGGGCCAGGGCAAGCGCAAGGGCAAGAAGGGCGGCCGCCAGAGCCAGAAAGACGAATGGCAGGACAAGATTCGTGCACAGCGACGGAAGCTGCGCGAACTCCGCGACAAGGGCGAGATCACGCCCACGCAGTACCGCGAGCTCTACAAGAAGGCTGGCGGTGGCGAGTTCCGTAGCGTCCGGTACCTGTTGAACTACATCGACGAAAACTACGGTGACCAGTAA
- a CDS encoding 50S ribosomal protein L32e, translating to MADDEPETEDAAAEAEAEEGPQDLEDISGVGASKADALRDAGFETIDDVKEADQDDLAEADGVGNALAARIKADVGDLEVTEETEAEIEDEGVEEAEEEPEEDVETELQPRGLTEKTPELSEEEQRLLTRRKQAGKPQFKRQDYHKKKRTPEAWRRPRGQLSKQRKGIKGKGPKVQAGYRTPEAVRGKHPSGFEEVYVENTDDLEGVDGDREAVRIASSVGARKRERIEEQAEDQGVRVLNPTYEEVEVESND from the coding sequence ATGGCTGACGACGAACCAGAGACCGAGGACGCCGCGGCCGAAGCCGAAGCCGAAGAGGGTCCGCAGGATCTCGAGGACATCAGCGGTGTCGGCGCCAGCAAGGCCGACGCGCTGCGCGACGCCGGCTTCGAGACGATCGACGACGTCAAGGAGGCCGACCAGGACGACCTGGCGGAGGCCGACGGCGTCGGAAACGCGCTCGCGGCCCGTATCAAGGCCGACGTCGGCGACCTCGAGGTAACCGAGGAGACCGAGGCCGAGATCGAAGACGAGGGCGTCGAGGAAGCGGAAGAAGAGCCCGAAGAGGACGTCGAGACCGAACTGCAGCCCCGCGGGCTGACCGAGAAGACGCCCGAGCTCTCCGAGGAGGAACAGCGCCTGCTCACCCGACGCAAGCAGGCGGGCAAGCCGCAGTTCAAGCGACAGGACTACCACAAGAAAAAGCGCACGCCCGAAGCCTGGCGTCGTCCCCGTGGCCAGCTCTCGAAACAGCGCAAGGGGATCAAGGGCAAGGGCCCGAAGGTCCAGGCCGGCTACCGAACGCCGGAGGCCGTTCGCGGAAAACACCCCAGCGGCTTCGAGGAAGTCTACGTCGAGAACACGGACGACCTCGAGGGTGTCGACGGCGATCGCGAGGCGGTTCGGATCGCGTCCTCGGTCGGCGCGCGCAAGCGCGAGCGCATCGAGGAACAGGCCGAGGACCAGGGCGTTCGCGTCCTGAACCCGACCTACGAGGAAGTCGAGGTGGAATCCAATGACTGA
- a CDS encoding 50S ribosomal protein L6 — MRVELEIPENVSVEVDHLDVTVDGPEGAVTRRLWYPDVTVETEDDQVVIESAAEDAKTNATVGTFESHLKNAFHGVTEGWEYKMEVFYSHFPMQVRVEGEEVVIENFLGEKAPRRTTIHGETDVSVDDERLVLSGPNKEDVGQTAADIEQLTRVSGKDTRVFQDGVYITEKPAKGGA; from the coding sequence ATGCGAGTCGAACTGGAAATACCCGAAAACGTATCTGTCGAGGTCGATCATCTCGACGTGACCGTCGACGGACCCGAGGGCGCCGTGACCCGGCGTCTCTGGTACCCCGACGTGACCGTCGAAACCGAAGACGACCAGGTAGTCATCGAAAGCGCGGCCGAGGACGCGAAAACGAACGCGACCGTCGGCACCTTCGAGAGCCACCTGAAAAACGCCTTCCACGGCGTCACCGAGGGCTGGGAGTACAAGATGGAAGTCTTCTACTCTCACTTCCCGATGCAGGTCCGCGTGGAAGGCGAGGAGGTCGTCATCGAGAACTTCCTCGGCGAAAAGGCACCGCGACGAACGACTATCCACGGTGAGACCGACGTCTCCGTCGACGACGAACGGCTCGTCCTCTCCGGTCCAAACAAGGAGGACGTCGGCCAGACGGCGGCGGACATCGAGCAGCTGACACGCGTCAGCGGCAAGGACACCCGCGTCTTCCAGGACGGGGTCTACATCACCGAGAAACCCGCGAAAGGAGGTGCCTGA
- a CDS encoding 30S ribosomal protein S8 produces the protein MTGNDPLSNALSGIDNAESVGKLSHEVTPASNEIGSVLEVFYDRGYIDGFEFVDDGKAGQFEVELKGAINECGPVKPRYAAGADEFEKWEKRYLPARDFGALVVTTSSGIMSHYEAREQGIGGQVIAYVY, from the coding sequence ATGACCGGAAACGACCCACTCAGCAACGCGCTCTCGGGGATCGACAACGCCGAGAGCGTCGGGAAACTGAGCCACGAGGTAACGCCCGCTTCGAACGAGATCGGCAGCGTACTCGAGGTCTTCTACGACCGCGGGTACATCGACGGCTTCGAGTTCGTCGACGACGGTAAGGCCGGTCAGTTCGAAGTCGAACTGAAAGGAGCGATCAACGAGTGTGGCCCCGTTAAGCCCCGCTACGCAGCCGGCGCCGACGAGTTCGAGAAGTGGGAGAAGCGCTATCTCCCGGCTCGAGACTTCGGCGCGCTCGTCGTCACGACGAGCAGTGGCATCATGAGCCACTACGAAGCGCGCGAGCAGGGGATCGGCGGCCAGGTGATCGCATACGTCTACTAA
- a CDS encoding 30S ribosomal protein S14 → MSESESDVENDRTGEHAAKRTGQIEECQRCGRKQGLVGKYDINLCRQCFREIARDMGFRKYR, encoded by the coding sequence ATGAGTGAAAGCGAAAGCGACGTAGAAAACGACCGAACGGGCGAGCACGCGGCAAAGCGCACCGGCCAGATCGAGGAGTGCCAGCGCTGTGGCCGCAAACAGGGACTGGTCGGCAAGTACGACATCAACCTCTGTCGACAGTGTTTCCGAGAGATCGCCCGCGACATGGGATTCAGGAAGTACCGATAA
- a CDS encoding 50S ribosomal protein L5 — translation MSSEAESEFHEMREPHVEKVVVHMGVGRGGRELGKAEDIIEEVTDQQSVRTQAKRTEPDFGIRQGDPIGTKVTLRGEDAAEFLETALPLASLAENQFDDTGNFSFGIEEHTEFPSQEYDPNVGIYGMDVTVNLVRPGYRIAKRDKVTRSIPSKHRLTPEDAIQFLEANFDVTVSEATDE, via the coding sequence ATGAGTAGTGAAGCCGAAAGCGAGTTCCACGAGATGCGCGAGCCCCACGTCGAGAAGGTCGTCGTCCACATGGGCGTCGGTCGCGGTGGCCGCGAGCTCGGCAAGGCCGAGGACATCATCGAGGAGGTCACGGACCAGCAGAGCGTCCGGACCCAGGCCAAACGGACCGAGCCCGACTTCGGGATCCGACAGGGCGACCCGATCGGTACGAAGGTCACCCTCCGGGGCGAGGACGCAGCCGAGTTCCTCGAGACCGCACTCCCGCTTGCGTCGCTGGCTGAAAACCAGTTCGACGACACGGGCAACTTCAGCTTCGGAATCGAGGAACACACGGAGTTCCCGAGCCAGGAGTACGACCCGAACGTCGGTATCTACGGGATGGACGTCACCGTTAACCTGGTGCGACCGGGCTACCGCATCGCCAAGCGCGATAAGGTGACCCGATCGATCCCGTCGAAGCACCGACTCACCCCCGAGGACGCGATTCAGTTCCTCGAGGCGAACTTCGACGTCACCGTATCGGAGGCCACGGATGAGTGA
- a CDS encoding 30S ribosomal protein S4e: MTKHQKRLSVPKSWPVERKTDVFTVKADAGPHGEDGVPLVVLLRDVLGYVDSKKEARYALSQDSILVNGEPINDEQRPIGMFDIVAFPGREEYYRVFPDEGGRLALTAIDADAADSRLGKIEGKRQVPGGDTQLTLHDGTNILAEDDEYDTNDSIVVDNDDKSVVAHFPYEEGALVTAVRGNHGGKIGEVTEIDVTPGSGSNIVTVETDDELFETVEEYVVVIDENFTSEDSENGEAVSEGDDDE, translated from the coding sequence ATGACGAAACACCAGAAACGACTGTCAGTCCCGAAGTCCTGGCCGGTCGAGCGCAAGACCGACGTCTTTACCGTCAAGGCCGACGCCGGCCCGCACGGTGAGGACGGCGTCCCGCTCGTCGTCCTGCTCCGGGACGTACTTGGTTACGTCGACTCGAAGAAAGAAGCGCGGTACGCCCTCTCGCAGGATTCGATCCTCGTCAACGGGGAGCCGATCAACGACGAACAGCGTCCCATCGGCATGTTCGACATCGTCGCGTTCCCCGGTCGCGAGGAGTACTACCGGGTCTTCCCCGACGAGGGTGGCCGCCTCGCGCTGACCGCGATCGACGCCGACGCGGCCGATAGCCGCCTCGGCAAGATCGAGGGCAAACGCCAGGTTCCCGGCGGCGATACGCAGCTGACGCTGCACGACGGGACGAACATCCTCGCCGAGGACGACGAGTACGACACGAACGACTCGATCGTCGTCGACAACGACGACAAGTCGGTCGTTGCACACTTCCCCTACGAGGAGGGAGCACTCGTCACAGCCGTCCGTGGTAATCACGGCGGTAAGATCGGCGAGGTCACCGAGATCGACGTCACGCCCGGCAGCGGTTCGAACATCGTCACGGTCGAAACCGACGACGAGCTGTTCGAGACCGTCGAGGAGTACGTCGTCGTGATCGACGAGAACTTCACCAGCGAGGACTCGGAGAACGGTGAGGCCGTGAGCGAAGGTGATGACGATGAGTAG
- the rplX gene encoding 50S ribosomal protein L24, producing the protein MSKQPHKQRNQTERAPLHKRQKQLHATLSDELREEYDTRRTRVNAGDTVEVMRGDHAGETGEVVRAILEDGTIHVEDVTVETADGEEVPRALEPSNVRITELDLEDERREARLEGDADDTEGDSE; encoded by the coding sequence ATGAGCAAGCAACCACACAAACAGCGAAACCAGACGGAGCGTGCGCCGCTGCACAAGCGACAGAAGCAGCTTCACGCGACGCTCTCCGACGAGCTCCGCGAGGAGTACGACACGCGACGGACCCGCGTCAACGCGGGCGACACCGTCGAGGTCATGCGTGGCGATCACGCCGGCGAAACTGGCGAGGTCGTTCGCGCGATCCTCGAGGACGGCACGATCCACGTCGAGGACGTGACCGTCGAGACGGCCGACGGGGAGGAGGTTCCCCGGGCCCTCGAGCCCTCGAACGTCCGGATCACGGAGCTGGACCTCGAGGACGAGCGTCGCGAGGCACGCCTCGAAGGCGACGCAGACGACACCGAAGGTGATAGCGAATGA
- a CDS encoding 50S ribosomal protein L14: MEAMKADVTQGLKKGSLVTCADNTGARELKVISVSGYQGTKNRQPKAGLGDKVTVSVTKGTPEMRRQVLEAVIVRQRKSIRRPDGTRVKFEDNAAVIIDENEEPRGTEIKGPIAREVAERFGAIASTATMIV, from the coding sequence ATGGAGGCGATGAAAGCCGACGTCACCCAGGGACTCAAGAAGGGGTCGCTGGTCACGTGCGCCGACAACACCGGCGCCCGCGAGCTGAAGGTCATCAGCGTTTCGGGCTACCAGGGCACCAAGAACCGTCAGCCGAAGGCGGGTCTGGGTGACAAGGTGACCGTCTCGGTCACCAAGGGTACCCCGGAGATGCGCCGCCAGGTCCTCGAAGCCGTCATCGTCCGCCAGCGGAAGTCGATCCGCCGGCCCGACGGGACGCGCGTGAAGTTCGAGGACAACGCGGCGGTCATCATCGACGAGAACGAAGAGCCCCGCGGGACGGAGATCAAGGGCCCGATCGCGCGCGAAGTTGCCGAACGCTTCGGCGCGATCGCCTCGACCGCAACGATGATCGTCTGA
- a CDS encoding 30S ribosomal protein S17, protein MAIGLDVETPPEPENPEEYDYEKCPFYGELSVRGQILEGTVISTDMDKTVVVEREYDVAVPKYDRHMKRRSRIPAHVPGVLEPLSVGDTVKIAETRPLSKTKSHVVVEVTEEATAEDIAALTRQSEPDRELSSGDVTEDAEPEATQGDQ, encoded by the coding sequence ATGGCAATAGGATTAGACGTTGAAACCCCTCCGGAACCAGAGAACCCGGAGGAATACGACTACGAGAAGTGTCCGTTCTACGGCGAGCTCTCCGTTCGAGGTCAGATCCTCGAGGGGACCGTCATTTCGACGGACATGGACAAGACCGTGGTCGTCGAACGAGAGTACGACGTGGCGGTTCCGAAGTACGATCGCCACATGAAGCGTCGCTCGCGCATCCCGGCCCACGTACCGGGCGTGCTCGAGCCGCTCTCGGTCGGTGACACGGTCAAGATCGCAGAGACCCGACCACTGTCGAAGACGAAATCGCACGTGGTCGTCGAAGTAACCGAGGAGGCAACCGCGGAGGACATCGCTGCGCTCACCCGTCAGTCCGAACCTGACCGGGAGCTTTCCAGCGGCGACGTCACCGAGGATGCCGAACCCGAAGCGACGCAGGGTGATCAGTGA
- a CDS encoding ribonuclease P protein component 1: MALTPETLPRHELNGLPVRVVESDDASRVGLEGRVVIETTNTLSVEVCVPPEAERDRGGDAAECGEGTSRVVMVPKSGSTFEFAITDDAADFAKESGTASKLADTQPAGADDSSVLADRVGGDAADCRGDDSSRNRRHAAGEDVAYVTVDGSRLLSQPARRTETNGDSPWQ; encoded by the coding sequence ATGGCACTGACACCCGAAACGCTGCCCCGACACGAACTCAACGGCCTGCCCGTCCGCGTCGTCGAGAGTGACGACGCCTCGCGGGTCGGTCTCGAGGGACGGGTCGTCATCGAGACGACCAACACGCTCTCCGTAGAGGTTTGCGTTCCGCCGGAGGCGGAACGTGACCGAGGCGGCGACGCCGCCGAGTGCGGCGAGGGCACGTCTCGGGTCGTGATGGTGCCGAAGTCGGGCTCGACGTTCGAGTTCGCGATCACAGATGACGCCGCCGACTTCGCGAAGGAGTCGGGGACCGCGTCCAAACTGGCCGACACTCAACCTGCAGGGGCGGACGATTCGTCCGTCCTCGCAGACCGAGTCGGCGGCGATGCCGCCGACTGTCGTGGCGACGATTCTTCACGGAATCGCCGCCACGCTGCCGGCGAGGACGTGGCCTACGTTACGGTCGATGGCTCGCGACTGCTCTCACAACCCGCCCGACGCACGGAAACGAATGGTGACTCACCATGGCAATAG
- the rpmC gene encoding 50S ribosomal protein L29 produces MAILHVEEIRDMTAAEREAELEELETELLNQKSVLAAGGAPENPGRIGELSRTIARIKTIQREEGDFENETSETSRDDE; encoded by the coding sequence ATGGCGATCCTCCACGTCGAAGAGATCCGCGACATGACCGCCGCCGAGCGCGAGGCCGAACTCGAGGAGCTCGAGACAGAGCTGCTCAACCAGAAGTCCGTCCTCGCGGCCGGTGGCGCCCCGGAGAACCCGGGTCGTATCGGCGAACTGAGTCGCACCATCGCCCGGATCAAGACGATCCAGCGAGAGGAAGGCGACTTCGAGAACGAGACGTCGGAGACGTCTCGAGACGACGAATAA
- a CDS encoding 30S ribosomal protein S3: protein MADEHQFIENGLQRSQIDEFFEEELGRAGYGGMDVAKTPMGTQIVLKAEKPGMVIGKGGENIRKVTTALEEKFNLEDPQIDVQEVDEPDLNARIVADRLANALERGWYFRKAGHTTIDRIMESGALGAEIVLSGKVTGARSRVEKFNRGYIKHNGQPAEEVVDHGQATAVMKLGTIGVDVKIIPPGAELPDDFQVHDEMDPEEVVPDAVEANEAEGVEELLEGEPEAAEAAEEGAEAPADDAVEPEPEEEDIEEVIEEEVDAAEDDDVDVPDEAPIEEDLDELEEDVEAEAEELMAEMDSEAQGASEDASGDEPRADDEDDEGGDA, encoded by the coding sequence ATGGCTGACGAACATCAATTCATCGAAAACGGCCTGCAGCGGTCTCAGATCGACGAGTTCTTCGAAGAAGAGCTCGGCCGCGCGGGCTACGGTGGTATGGACGTCGCCAAGACGCCGATGGGCACCCAGATCGTTCTCAAGGCCGAGAAGCCCGGGATGGTCATCGGTAAGGGCGGCGAGAACATCCGGAAGGTCACGACGGCCCTCGAGGAGAAGTTCAACCTCGAGGACCCCCAAATCGACGTCCAGGAGGTCGACGAACCCGACCTCAACGCACGGATCGTCGCAGACCGTCTGGCCAACGCCCTCGAACGGGGCTGGTACTTCCGGAAGGCCGGTCACACGACGATCGACCGGATCATGGAGTCGGGCGCACTGGGTGCCGAGATCGTCCTCTCCGGGAAGGTCACCGGTGCCCGCTCGCGCGTCGAGAAGTTCAACCGCGGCTACATCAAGCACAACGGTCAGCCCGCCGAGGAGGTCGTCGACCACGGCCAGGCGACGGCCGTCATGAAGCTCGGGACGATCGGCGTTGACGTCAAGATCATCCCGCCGGGAGCCGAACTCCCCGACGACTTCCAGGTCCACGACGAGATGGACCCCGAAGAGGTCGTCCCCGACGCCGTCGAAGCCAACGAGGCCGAGGGTGTCGAGGAGCTGCTCGAGGGCGAGCCCGAAGCGGCCGAAGCCGCCGAGGAGGGTGCCGAAGCCCCCGCCGACGACGCCGTCGAGCCCGAGCCCGAGGAAGAAGACATCGAGGAGGTCATCGAAGAGGAAGTCGACGCCGCCGAGGACGACGACGTCGACGTCCCCGACGAGGCCCCGATCGAAGAGGATCTCGACGAGCTCGAGGAGGACGTCGAGGCCGAAGCCGAAGAGCTGATGGCCGAGATGGACAGCGAGGCGCAAGGCGCCTCGGAAGACGCGAGCGGCGACGAGCCGCGAGCTGACGACGAAGACGACGAGGGAGGTGACGCCTGA
- a CDS encoding 50S ribosomal protein L22, producing the protein MGINYSVDADPDTTAKAMLRERHMSHKHSKEVAREIKGRTVADARAYLQDVIDEEQSVPFKSHNTGAGHRSDVEGWDAGKYPEKVSEEYLDLLENVESNADHQGFDGASMEIVHIAAHKVGESVGRKPRAMGRATAWNTPEVDVEIVVEEVDENEEGEN; encoded by the coding sequence ATGGGAATCAACTACTCAGTCGACGCGGATCCGGACACGACCGCGAAAGCGATGCTCCGGGAGCGTCACATGAGCCACAAGCACAGCAAGGAGGTCGCCCGCGAGATCAAGGGCCGTACCGTCGCGGACGCCCGGGCGTACCTCCAGGACGTAATCGACGAGGAACAGTCCGTGCCGTTCAAGTCCCACAACACTGGAGCGGGCCACCGCTCCGACGTCGAGGGCTGGGACGCCGGCAAGTACCCCGAGAAGGTCTCGGAGGAGTACCTCGACCTGCTCGAGAACGTCGAGTCCAACGCCGACCACCAGGGCTTCGACGGTGCCTCGATGGAGATCGTCCACATCGCCGCACACAAGGTCGGCGAGTCCGTCGGTCGCAAACCCCGCGCGATGGGGCGTGCGACCGCCTGGAACACGCCGGAAGTGGACGTCGAGATCGTCGTCGAGGAAGTCGACGAGAACGAGGAGGGTGAGAACTAA
- a CDS encoding 30S ribosomal protein S19, translating to MSQEYRTGREGEFTYRGYTLDELQEMELEEVAELLPARKRRSITRGLSVEQEKLLEKAREKGEEETANAPIRTHLRDMPVLPEFVGLTFSVYNGQSFERVRVEPEMIGHYLGEFQLTRTSVEHGQAGIGATRSSKFVPLK from the coding sequence ATGAGTCAGGAGTACAGAACCGGTCGCGAAGGTGAGTTCACCTACCGCGGCTACACGCTCGACGAGCTGCAGGAGATGGAGCTCGAGGAAGTTGCGGAACTGCTGCCCGCTCGCAAGCGGCGAAGTATCACGCGCGGCCTCTCCGTCGAGCAGGAGAAACTGCTCGAGAAGGCCCGCGAGAAAGGCGAGGAAGAGACCGCCAACGCGCCGATCCGAACGCACCTGCGAGACATGCCGGTGCTGCCGGAGTTCGTCGGACTGACCTTCTCCGTGTACAACGGACAGTCCTTCGAGCGCGTTCGCGTCGAACCCGAGATGATCGGACACTATCTCGGCGAGTTCCAGCTGACCCGAACGTCCGTCGAGCACGGACAGGCCGGGATCGGTGCGACTCGATCCTCGAAGTTCGTCCCACTGAAGTGA
- a CDS encoding 50S ribosomal protein L2 yields MGRRILGQRRGRGTSTFRAPSHRYKAKLDHKKEEDDDVVRGEVVDIEHDPARSAPVAAVEFEDGDQRLVLVPEGVAVGEEIQVGVSAEIKPGNTLPLAEIPEGVPVCNIEANPGDGGRFARASGVNADLITHDRNAAVIQLPSGEVKRLDPQCRATIGVVAGGGRTEKPMVKAGNKHHKMKARGGKWPRVRGVAMNAVDHPFGGGGRQHPGKPKSVSRDAPPGRKVGDISSRRTGRGGNK; encoded by the coding sequence ATGGGACGACGCATTCTCGGACAACGACGCGGTCGCGGGACCTCCACGTTCCGTGCCCCGTCGCACCGATACAAGGCGAAGCTCGACCACAAGAAAGAGGAGGACGACGACGTCGTCCGCGGAGAGGTCGTCGACATCGAGCACGACCCTGCCCGCTCGGCGCCCGTCGCGGCCGTCGAGTTCGAGGACGGCGACCAGCGTCTCGTCCTCGTGCCGGAAGGCGTCGCCGTCGGCGAGGAGATCCAGGTCGGCGTCAGCGCCGAGATCAAGCCGGGGAACACGCTCCCGCTCGCGGAGATTCCGGAGGGTGTTCCGGTCTGTAACATCGAGGCCAACCCCGGTGACGGCGGCCGATTCGCCCGCGCGTCGGGCGTCAACGCCGATCTGATCACCCACGACCGCAACGCTGCGGTCATCCAGCTGCCAAGCGGCGAGGTCAAGCGCCTCGATCCGCAGTGCCGTGCCACCATCGGCGTCGTTGCCGGTGGCGGTCGCACCGAGAAGCCGATGGTCAAGGCAGGGAACAAGCACCACAAGATGAAAGCTCGCGGTGGCAAGTGGCCCCGCGTCCGCGGTGTTGCGATGAACGCCGTCGATCACCCGTTCGGTGGCGGCGGCCGACAGCACCCGGGTAAACCGAAGTCCGTCTCGCGGGACGCCCCGCCGGGACGGAAGGTCGGTGACATCTCCTCGCGCCGAACCGGACGAGGTGGAAACAAATGA
- a CDS encoding 50S ribosomal protein L23, whose protein sequence is MSHQIEHPLVTEKAMNDMDFENKLQFVVNPDATKPEIRDEVEERFEVTVDDVNTQVTMKGKKKATVKLSEDDDAQEVASRIGVF, encoded by the coding sequence ATGAGCCACCAGATCGAGCACCCGCTCGTCACCGAGAAGGCGATGAACGACATGGACTTCGAGAACAAGCTCCAGTTCGTCGTCAATCCCGACGCGACCAAACCCGAGATTCGCGACGAGGTCGAGGAGCGCTTCGAGGTCACGGTCGACGACGTCAACACGCAAGTGACCATGAAAGGGAAGAAGAAAGCAACCGTCAAGCTGTCCGAGGACGACGACGCCCAGGAAGTCGCCTCGCGTATCGGGGTGTTCTAA
- the rpl4p gene encoding 50S ribosomal protein L4 — protein MEATVRNLDGSDADSIELPAVFETQYRPDLIARAVRAAQANRKQDYGADEFAGLRTPAESFGSGRGMAHVPRQNGRGRRVPQTVSGRKAHPPKAEKDWTESINTKEKKLAVRSAIAATTDPELVAERGHEFDEDVETPVVVSDEFEELQKTKEVVEFLEDAGLAADVERADEGRSVRSGRGTTRGRKYKQPKSILFVTSSETGPSRAARNLAGADVTTAAEVNAEDLAPGAQPGRLTVWTESALEEVADR, from the coding sequence ATGGAAGCAACAGTACGCAACCTGGACGGCTCGGACGCAGACTCGATCGAGCTTCCGGCGGTCTTCGAGACCCAGTACCGTCCGGACCTGATCGCACGCGCCGTCCGCGCCGCCCAGGCCAACCGAAAACAGGACTACGGCGCCGACGAGTTCGCCGGCCTTCGAACGCCGGCCGAATCGTTCGGTAGCGGCCGCGGGATGGCCCACGTCCCCCGACAGAACGGACGCGGTCGACGCGTTCCCCAGACGGTTTCGGGACGCAAGGCACACCCGCCGAAAGCCGAGAAGGACTGGACCGAATCGATCAACACGAAAGAGAAGAAGCTGGCCGTCCGCAGCGCGATCGCTGCGACGACCGACCCCGAACTCGTCGCCGAGCGCGGCCACGAGTTCGACGAGGACGTCGAGACGCCGGTCGTCGTCAGCGACGAGTTCGAGGAACTCCAGAAGACCAAGGAGGTCGTCGAGTTCCTCGAGGACGCTGGCCTCGCGGCCGACGTCGAGCGCGCTGACGAGGGCCGAAGCGTCCGTTCGGGTCGCGGGACGACCCGCGGACGGAAGTACAAACAGCCCAAGTCGATCCTCTTCGTGACCTCGAGCGAGACCGGCCCGTCGCGTGCGGCCCGAAACCTCGCCGGCGCGGACGTCACGACGGCCGCGGAGGTCAACGCCGAGGATCTCGCGCCGGGCGCCCAGCCCGGTCGACTGACCGTCTGGACCGAGAGCGCACTCGAGGAGGTGGCCGACCGATGA